A genomic stretch from Desulfolutivibrio sulfodismutans DSM 3696 includes:
- a CDS encoding MBL fold metallo-hydrolase, translating to MYFKQIVTPGLGCFSYMIGCPRAKSVAVVDPKRDIRDYLDIARDEGMRITHVINTHVHADHISGDQELRAATGADIYVHVDSPVTYAHKGLREGDVIEIGAARMEVLFTPGHTPQSISLVVTDLVRSAEPEMILTGDLLFVGDIGRPDLPGNQILDAQVRNLYDSLYVKLANYPDHMEVFPAHGQGSLCGRGMSAKQSSTLGYERRANPMLRFADFESFKKEVMSVFPVRPKSFSHIIATNMKGANLLDACPLERSLTPEQFEEEMKSGAVVIDVREAAAFGGMHIPGSLNIGFEKQLANWVGMVVAPDADILLVTPNRDDYERMTLELHRIGYDRVMGYLRDGVMGWLLSGRPVDRLDLIAPRELAAGLSKGGITVLDVRTPAEWAAGHVQGAVHLPLTDIIEGKAPKFPVDAPLATLCASGYRSNIAASLLIKQGFTNVSSLAGGIMAWGSADLPVTA from the coding sequence ATGTATTTCAAACAGATCGTCACCCCGGGCCTGGGTTGCTTCTCCTACATGATCGGCTGTCCCCGGGCCAAATCCGTGGCCGTGGTGGACCCCAAGCGGGATATCCGGGACTACCTGGACATCGCCCGGGACGAGGGCATGCGCATCACCCACGTCATCAACACCCACGTCCACGCCGACCACATAAGCGGCGACCAGGAGCTTCGGGCCGCAACCGGCGCGGACATCTACGTCCACGTCGACTCCCCGGTGACCTACGCCCACAAGGGCTTACGCGAAGGCGACGTGATTGAGATCGGCGCGGCCCGCATGGAGGTGCTCTTCACCCCCGGCCACACCCCGCAGTCCATTTCGCTCGTGGTCACGGACCTTGTGCGCTCGGCCGAGCCGGAGATGATCCTGACCGGCGACCTGCTCTTCGTGGGCGACATCGGCCGTCCGGACCTGCCCGGCAACCAGATCCTCGATGCCCAGGTGAGAAATCTCTACGACAGCCTCTACGTCAAGCTCGCCAACTATCCCGACCACATGGAGGTCTTCCCGGCCCACGGCCAGGGCTCCCTGTGCGGCCGGGGCATGAGCGCCAAGCAAAGCTCGACCCTTGGCTACGAACGCCGGGCCAACCCCATGCTGCGCTTTGCGGATTTCGAATCCTTCAAAAAAGAGGTCATGTCCGTCTTCCCCGTGCGCCCCAAAAGCTTCAGCCACATCATCGCCACCAACATGAAGGGCGCGAACCTCCTGGACGCCTGTCCCCTGGAGCGGTCGCTGACGCCTGAGCAGTTCGAGGAAGAGATGAAAAGCGGGGCCGTGGTCATCGACGTGCGCGAGGCCGCAGCCTTCGGCGGCATGCACATCCCGGGCAGCCTCAACATCGGCTTCGAGAAGCAGCTCGCCAACTGGGTGGGCATGGTAGTGGCCCCGGACGCGGACATCCTCCTGGTCACCCCGAACCGCGACGACTACGAACGCATGACCCTGGAGCTGCACCGCATCGGCTACGACCGGGTCATGGGCTACCTGCGCGACGGGGTCATGGGCTGGCTTTTGTCCGGGCGGCCCGTGGACCGGCTGGACCTGATCGCGCCGCGCGAACTGGCCGCTGGGCTGTCAAAAGGCGGCATCACCGTGCTCGACGTGCGCACCCCGGCGGAATGGGCCGCGGGGCATGTGCAGGGGGCCGTACATCTGCCGCTGACGGACATCATCGAAGGCAAAGCCCCGAAATTCCCCGTGGACGCCCCCCTGGCCACCCTGTGCGCCTCGGGATATCGCTCCAACATCGCGGCCAGCCTGTTGATCAAACAGGGCTTTACGAACGTCTCGTCCCTGGCCGGCGGCATCATGGCCTGGGGCAGCGCCGACCTGCCGGTGACGGCGTAG
- a CDS encoding peroxiredoxin: MFPIGSPFPEIEVVTTHGTMKLPQDMKGKWFVLFSHPADYTPVCTTEFVAFQKRLAEFKKLNCELIGLSIDQVFSHIKWMEWIKEKLGVEIEFPVIADDCGKVAETLGMIHPAKGTNTVRAVFIVDPAGMVRIIFYYPQELGRNMDEILRAVKGMQVSDEKGVAIPAGWPNNELIKDRVIVPPAKDVATAKKRPTEYECFDWWFCHKPL, from the coding sequence ATGTTCCCCATCGGCAGCCCCTTTCCCGAAATCGAAGTCGTCACCACCCATGGAACCATGAAACTGCCCCAGGACATGAAGGGTAAATGGTTCGTGCTGTTCAGCCATCCGGCCGACTACACCCCCGTGTGCACCACGGAATTCGTGGCCTTCCAGAAACGGCTGGCCGAGTTCAAAAAGCTCAATTGCGAGCTCATCGGCCTGTCCATCGACCAGGTGTTTTCGCACATCAAATGGATGGAATGGATCAAGGAAAAGCTCGGCGTGGAGATCGAGTTCCCGGTCATCGCCGACGATTGCGGCAAGGTGGCCGAAACCCTGGGCATGATCCATCCGGCCAAGGGAACCAACACCGTGCGGGCCGTGTTCATCGTCGACCCCGCGGGCATGGTCCGCATCATCTTCTACTATCCCCAGGAACTGGGCCGCAACATGGACGAGATCCTGCGCGCCGTGAAAGGCATGCAGGTCTCCGACGAAAAGGGCGTGGCCATCCCCGCCGGTTGGCCCAACAACGAGCTCATCAAGGACCGGGTCATCGTGCCCCCGGCCAAGGACGTGGCCACGGCCAAAAAGCGCCCCACGGAATACGAATGCTTCGACTGGTGGTTCTGCCACAAGCCCCTGTAA
- the prxU gene encoding thioredoxin-dependent peroxiredoxin (Most members of this family contain a selenocysteine.) — MPEETAIGCARPTGGAVTDQKPADGPENAAAQAPQGGTRMISIGKPAPDFTAPAYLDGRFVSVRLSEYLGKWVVLCFYPGDFTFVUATEISAVAEKHPEFASLGVQVLSMSTDSVFVHKMWVEHEISKMVTAKTVPFPMLSDAGGKVGEIYGVYDADAGVDVRGRFLIDPDGIVQGFEVLAPPVGRNVSETIRQIQAFQLVRESKGTNATPSGWSKGKPVLSPSPDLVGHVWEKWNVKLA; from the coding sequence ATGCCAGAAGAAACGGCCATCGGGTGCGCCAGACCCACGGGCGGCGCGGTCACGGATCAGAAACCGGCTGATGGGCCGGAGAATGCGGCGGCGCAGGCGCCGCAAGGAGGAACGCGCATGATCTCCATCGGCAAACCGGCGCCCGATTTCACGGCCCCGGCGTATCTGGACGGCAGATTCGTCTCGGTGCGGCTTTCGGAATATCTCGGCAAATGGGTCGTCCTGTGCTTCTACCCGGGGGACTTCACCTTCGTCTGAGCCACGGAAATCTCGGCGGTCGCCGAGAAGCATCCGGAGTTCGCCAGCCTGGGCGTCCAGGTGCTGTCCATGAGCACGGACAGCGTCTTCGTGCACAAGATGTGGGTGGAGCATGAGATTTCCAAGATGGTGACGGCGAAGACCGTGCCGTTCCCCATGCTCTCGGACGCCGGGGGCAAGGTGGGCGAGATCTACGGGGTCTACGACGCCGACGCGGGCGTGGATGTCCGGGGGCGGTTTTTGATCGACCCCGACGGCATCGTGCAGGGCTTCGAGGTGCTGGCCCCGCCCGTGGGCCGCAACGTGAGCGAGACCATCCGGCAGATCCAGGCCTTCCAGCTGGTGCGGGAGAGCAAGGGGACCAACGCCACGCCGTCGGGCTGGTCCAAGGGCAAGCCGGTGTTGTCGCCGAGTCCCGATCTGGTGGGGCATGTCTGGGAGAAGTGGAACGTCAAACTGGCCTGA
- a CDS encoding type II toxin-antitoxin system HicB family antitoxin — protein sequence MYYHAIFDPDDRGGFTVTFPDLPGCITEGDDEQQALTMAADALDGHIQTLKDLGMPVPPPSPHTAILEKSPAGAMVFPVPLAAFESRQKRVNITMGEGLLARVDRAARSESMTRSGFLAVAARSYLNQLTSA from the coding sequence ATGTACTATCACGCCATCTTCGACCCTGATGACCGCGGCGGCTTCACCGTCACCTTTCCGGATCTGCCGGGCTGCATCACCGAGGGCGACGACGAACAGCAGGCCCTCACCATGGCCGCCGACGCCCTGGATGGCCACATCCAGACCCTGAAGGATCTGGGCATGCCCGTGCCGCCTCCCTCTCCTCACACGGCCATCCTGGAAAAGTCCCCTGCCGGCGCCATGGTCTTTCCCGTGCCCCTGGCCGCCTTTGAATCGCGCCAAAAACGCGTGAACATTACCATGGGCGAAGGCCTGCTGGCCCGGGTGGACCGGGCCGCCAGATCGGAAAGCATGACCCGCTCCGGGTTTCTGGCCGTCGCCGCGCGGTCGTATCTGAACCAGCTCACCTCGGCCTGA
- a CDS encoding type II toxin-antitoxin system HicA family toxin, translating to MDSDEVIRRLLAAGWRKARVKGSHWHFRHPDIPGLVTVPHPKKDLKPKTVHSIERQSGLNLK from the coding sequence ATGGACAGTGATGAGGTTATCCGCCGCCTCCTGGCCGCCGGATGGCGCAAAGCCCGGGTCAAAGGTTCGCATTGGCATTTCCGGCACCCCGACATCCCGGGGCTGGTCACGGTACCGCATCCCAAAAAAGACTTGAAACCCAAAACCGTGCACAGCATCGAACGGCAGTCGGGCTTGAATCTGAAATAG
- a CDS encoding DEAD/DEAH box helicase, with product MAVGKEEQTVKSLLQEFVRETIPEYIIDGSHAIVAQDGVQKLTVKKRDGYWDVDGQIQGEDFQVYASELSVNLKDRTINFFCNCPDSFSGVCRHVGATALKLIKNLDDTTDEEETHAAQKTEWRQTFRAFFSTEPEPEAGRHYFIYRFHPEHGRLQVAFYRARQNKSGISQVHQEITLEQIIKNPDWSEMSPFLPMVAEQIGHNLDYYGHRVDIPPGLLSWFFWAINKEYYLYWRDTEQPVRIENKTMRLQLSPVLGDEGLTFDILLGADGKPPFSILGREIFFYGRLPLWVCWNRGFYPVQTGLSPDVIKEMVQNPPFIPTSDVSEFLDRVWSNLPVSDLHGHDEFMARMRPFFVPAVFNPKLFLDEEGSLLTLQIQNVYDTEHGEITVPGPNAELQTGSYQSNGKSFLLARNQDEEAKLISLLTEMHFQPRNNANWFLEPEEAIVFLLDAYPKLVEQYRVYGEQNLTRYKVRLTKPVIVAEVESKEEDKWFDLNLNVQYDEQKVPIEKIWKAWTQGKRYVQLKDGSYTSLPEAWLTKLAHKLRALGFDPEKPPQTSFKQFEAPVLDKLLEDIPEARTDSFWNKLRRKIHDFTEIIPLKPPKGLSATLRPYQLQGLSYLNFLREYGFGGILADEMGLGKTVQTLSFLLHMHEAGVRGPNLIVVPTSVLPNWEREAQKFAPSLKQLIIYGARREGMFKKIGESDLVVTTYALLRRDLDELLKFEFNAVILDEAQNIKNPNTITARSVRRLSAKTRLCLSGTPIENNLFELWSLFEFLMPGFLGGQNAFQRGIVKPIKDGDEETLDYLRGRVKPFILRRTKSEVAKDLPPKVENVYYCALLDEQMELYAALAKKLRDQVLQTVDEKGLAKSQMSILDALLKLRQICCHPRLLKLDMPGMNTNLPSGKFDAFKDLVTDIIEEGHKVLIFSQFVQMLHIIRSWVQLTQIKYAYLDGSSKDRFEQVDTFNNDESVKMFLISLKAGGTGLNLTSADYVIHYDPWWNPAVESQATDRTHRIGQLRQVFSYKMICQNTVEEKILKLQEQKKDVAEAIIPGQDAFKSLTRTDLESLFEV from the coding sequence ATGGCTGTCGGCAAAGAGGAGCAAACGGTTAAAAGCCTTTTGCAGGAATTCGTCAGGGAAACCATTCCCGAATACATCATCGACGGCTCCCACGCCATCGTGGCCCAGGACGGCGTGCAAAAGCTCACCGTCAAAAAGCGCGATGGCTATTGGGATGTGGACGGCCAGATCCAGGGCGAGGACTTCCAGGTCTACGCCTCGGAACTCTCGGTCAATCTCAAGGACCGGACCATCAACTTTTTCTGCAACTGCCCGGACTCCTTTTCCGGCGTCTGCCGCCATGTGGGGGCCACGGCCTTAAAGCTCATCAAAAACCTCGACGACACCACGGACGAGGAAGAGACCCACGCCGCCCAGAAAACCGAATGGAGGCAGACCTTCCGGGCCTTTTTTTCCACCGAGCCCGAACCCGAGGCTGGGCGGCACTATTTCATCTACCGCTTCCACCCCGAACACGGCCGTCTCCAGGTGGCCTTTTACCGGGCCCGCCAGAACAAGTCCGGCATCTCCCAGGTGCATCAGGAAATCACCCTGGAACAGATCATCAAGAACCCGGACTGGAGCGAGATGTCGCCGTTTCTGCCCATGGTGGCCGAGCAGATCGGCCACAACCTGGACTATTACGGGCACCGCGTGGATATCCCGCCCGGGCTTTTGAGCTGGTTTTTCTGGGCCATCAACAAAGAATATTACCTCTATTGGCGCGACACCGAGCAGCCCGTACGCATCGAAAACAAGACCATGCGCCTGCAACTGTCCCCGGTCCTTGGCGACGAGGGCCTGACCTTCGACATCCTGCTCGGCGCTGACGGCAAGCCGCCCTTCTCCATCCTAGGCCGGGAGATTTTCTTTTACGGCCGCCTCCCCTTGTGGGTGTGCTGGAACCGGGGGTTCTATCCGGTGCAGACCGGGCTGTCCCCGGACGTGATCAAGGAGATGGTGCAGAATCCGCCGTTTATCCCCACCTCCGACGTCTCGGAATTCCTGGACCGGGTGTGGTCCAACCTGCCGGTCTCGGACCTGCACGGCCATGACGAATTCATGGCGCGCATGCGGCCGTTTTTCGTGCCTGCGGTTTTCAATCCCAAGCTCTTTTTGGACGAGGAAGGCAGCCTTCTGACGCTGCAGATCCAAAACGTCTACGACACCGAGCATGGCGAGATCACCGTTCCCGGGCCCAATGCCGAGCTTCAGACCGGCTCCTACCAGTCCAACGGCAAGTCCTTCCTTCTGGCCAGAAACCAGGACGAGGAGGCAAAGCTCATCTCGCTTTTGACCGAGATGCACTTCCAGCCCAGAAACAACGCCAACTGGTTCCTTGAACCGGAAGAGGCCATCGTCTTTCTGCTCGACGCCTATCCCAAGCTGGTGGAGCAATACCGGGTCTACGGAGAGCAAAACCTGACCCGCTACAAGGTGCGCCTGACCAAGCCGGTCATCGTGGCCGAGGTGGAGTCCAAGGAAGAGGACAAGTGGTTCGACTTGAACCTCAATGTCCAATACGACGAACAAAAGGTGCCCATCGAGAAGATCTGGAAGGCCTGGACCCAGGGCAAACGCTACGTGCAGCTCAAAGACGGCTCCTACACCAGCCTGCCCGAAGCCTGGCTGACCAAGCTGGCGCATAAGCTGCGGGCCCTGGGATTCGACCCGGAAAAGCCGCCCCAGACGAGCTTCAAGCAGTTCGAGGCCCCGGTTCTGGACAAACTTTTGGAGGACATCCCCGAGGCCCGCACGGATTCCTTCTGGAACAAGCTCAGGCGCAAGATCCATGATTTTACGGAGATCATCCCCTTAAAGCCGCCCAAGGGGCTGTCGGCCACGCTTCGCCCCTACCAGCTCCAGGGCCTGAGCTACTTAAACTTCCTGCGCGAATACGGCTTCGGCGGCATCCTGGCCGACGAGATGGGCCTGGGCAAGACCGTGCAGACCCTGTCCTTTCTCCTGCATATGCACGAAGCCGGGGTCAGGGGTCCCAACCTCATCGTGGTGCCCACCTCGGTTCTGCCCAACTGGGAGCGCGAGGCCCAGAAATTCGCGCCGAGCTTAAAGCAGCTCATCATCTATGGCGCGCGCCGGGAGGGCATGTTCAAAAAAATCGGCGAGTCGGACCTGGTGGTCACCACCTACGCCCTTTTGCGCCGCGACCTGGACGAGCTGCTCAAGTTCGAGTTCAACGCCGTCATCCTCGACGAAGCCCAGAACATCAAAAATCCCAACACCATCACCGCCCGCTCGGTCAGGCGGCTGTCCGCCAAGACCCGGCTGTGCCTGTCGGGCACGCCCATCGAGAACAACCTGTTCGAGTTGTGGTCGCTTTTCGAGTTCCTCATGCCGGGATTTCTGGGCGGCCAGAACGCCTTCCAGCGGGGCATCGTCAAGCCCATCAAAGACGGCGACGAGGAGACCCTGGACTACCTGCGCGGCCGGGTGAAACCCTTCATCCTGCGCCGCACCAAGTCCGAGGTGGCCAAGGATCTGCCGCCCAAGGTGGAAAACGTCTACTACTGCGCGCTTCTCGACGAGCAGATGGAGTTGTACGCGGCCCTGGCCAAAAAGCTCCGGGACCAGGTGCTCCAGACCGTGGACGAAAAGGGCCTGGCCAAGAGCCAGATGTCCATTCTGGACGCCCTGCTCAAGCTTCGGCAGATCTGCTGCCACCCGCGCCTGCTCAAGCTGGACATGCCCGGGATGAACACCAACCTGCCCTCGGGCAAGTTCGACGCCTTCAAGGATCTGGTCACGGACATCATCGAGGAAGGGCACAAGGTGCTCATTTTCTCCCAGTTCGTGCAGATGCTGCATATCATCCGCTCCTGGGTGCAACTGACCCAGATCAAGTACGCCTACCTGGACGGCTCCTCCAAGGACCGCTTCGAGCAGGTGGACACCTTCAACAACGACGAGTCCGTCAAGATGTTTTTGATCTCGCTCAAGGCCGGGGGCACGGGCTTGAACCTGACCAGCGCCGACTACGTCATCCACTACGACCCGTGGTGGAACCCGGCCGTGGAGAGCCAGGCCACGGACCGCACCCACCGCATCGGGCAGTTGCGCCAGGTCTTCTCCTACAAGATGATCTGCCAGAACACCGTGGAGGAGAAGATCTTAAAGCTCCAGGAGCAGAAAAAGGACGTGGCCGAGGCCATCATCCCGGGCCAGGATGCCTTCAAGTCCCTGACCCGCACGGACCTGGAGTCGCTTTTCGAGGTGTAG
- a CDS encoding peptide-binding protein, whose translation MAACLLALSGCGDGGQPEPAASATPGAASGAASGAADQSAPAAAPGTPVPGGRIIEAMLGDATNLIPPLSSDSASHEVADLIYVAPLRYDKDINLECWAAESYEVLDDGKLLKFVLKPGIHWFDGVELTAADVEFTYKLMIDPKTPTAYAGDFKAVSSFTVTGKYSFEVRYDEPFARSLVTWASSILPRHVLEGQDLMNTEQSRNPLGAGPYKLSVWEPGRRIVLDVNPDYFEGRAYLDQVVYRIIPDLSTMFLELKAGNLDMMGLTPQQYLHQTTGREWDEKFKKYKYLSFGYTFLGYNLQNPMFADVRVRQALAHAIDKQEIVKGVLLGLGMPTIGPYKPGTWIYNESIKDYAFDPQKAKAMLAEAGWTPGAHGVLTKDGKPFSFTILTNQGNDQRIKTATIIQQRLKEIGIEVAIRTVEWAAFIKEFVDTGRFDAIIMGWTIPQDPDGYDVWHSSRAVPGGLNFAGFKNAEADALLEKGRRTLDQAERKKYYDAFQEVLHREQPYCFLYAPYALPILSARFQGVEPAPAGIAYNFTKWWVPKNLQTFSLTRD comes from the coding sequence ATGGCCGCCTGCCTGCTCGCGTTGTCCGGGTGCGGCGACGGCGGCCAGCCGGAACCCGCCGCGTCCGCAACCCCGGGGGCCGCTTCCGGGGCAGCCTCCGGGGCCGCCGACCAGTCCGCGCCCGCCGCCGCCCCGGGGACGCCCGTGCCCGGCGGCCGCATCATCGAGGCCATGCTCGGCGACGCCACCAACCTCATTCCTCCCCTGTCCTCGGACTCGGCCTCCCATGAGGTGGCCGATCTCATCTACGTGGCCCCGCTGCGCTACGACAAGGACATCAACCTGGAGTGCTGGGCGGCCGAAAGCTACGAGGTGCTCGACGACGGCAAGCTCTTGAAATTCGTCCTCAAGCCGGGCATCCACTGGTTCGACGGGGTGGAGCTGACGGCTGCGGACGTGGAATTCACCTACAAGCTCATGATTGACCCAAAAACCCCCACGGCCTACGCCGGGGACTTCAAGGCCGTGTCGTCGTTCACCGTCACCGGGAAATACTCATTTGAGGTGCGCTACGACGAGCCCTTCGCCCGATCCCTGGTCACCTGGGCCAGCTCCATCCTGCCCAGGCACGTCCTGGAAGGCCAAGACCTCATGAACACCGAACAAAGCCGCAACCCCCTGGGGGCCGGTCCCTACAAGCTGTCCGTGTGGGAGCCGGGGCGGCGCATCGTGCTCGACGTCAACCCCGACTATTTCGAAGGACGCGCCTATCTGGATCAGGTCGTGTACCGGATAATTCCCGACCTCTCAACCATGTTTTTGGAGCTCAAGGCCGGGAATCTGGACATGATGGGGCTCACCCCGCAGCAATACCTGCACCAGACCACGGGCCGGGAATGGGATGAGAAATTCAAAAAATACAAGTACCTGTCATTCGGGTATACCTTTTTGGGCTACAATCTGCAAAATCCGATGTTCGCCGACGTGCGGGTGCGCCAGGCCCTGGCCCACGCCATCGACAAGCAGGAGATCGTCAAGGGGGTGCTCCTGGGCCTGGGCATGCCCACCATCGGGCCGTACAAGCCCGGCACCTGGATCTACAACGAGTCCATAAAGGACTATGCCTTCGATCCCCAGAAGGCCAAGGCCATGCTGGCCGAGGCCGGGTGGACCCCCGGGGCGCACGGTGTTTTGACCAAGGACGGCAAGCCCTTTTCCTTCACCATCCTGACCAACCAGGGCAACGACCAGCGCATCAAGACCGCCACCATCATCCAGCAACGCCTGAAGGAAATCGGCATCGAGGTGGCCATCCGCACCGTGGAATGGGCGGCGTTCATCAAGGAGTTCGTGGACACGGGCCGCTTCGACGCCATCATCATGGGCTGGACCATTCCCCAGGATCCGGACGGCTACGACGTGTGGCATTCCTCCCGGGCCGTGCCTGGCGGGCTCAATTTCGCGGGGTTTAAAAACGCCGAGGCCGACGCCCTGCTGGAAAAGGGGCGGCGGACGTTGGACCAGGCCGAGCGCAAGAAATACTACGACGCCTTCCAGGAAGTCCTGCACCGGGAGCAGCCCTACTGCTTTCTCTACGCCCCCTACGCCCTGCCCATCCTGTCGGCCCGCTTTCAGGGCGTCGAACCGGCCCCGGCGGGCATCGCCTACAACTTCACCAAGTGGTGGGTTCCCAAAAACCTTCAGACCTTCTCGCTGACCCGGGATTAA
- a CDS encoding RelA/SpoT family protein yields MIRINEIIDKVSGYMSEADLDLIRKAYVFSATAHAGQTRLSGEPYLSHPLEAANILAELRLDAATVCAGLLHDTVEDTKATVDGIEEDFGEEVADIVDGVTKISQISFESKEEAQAENIRKMILAMAEDIRVVLVKLADRLHNMRTLDYQKPAKQALIAQETMDIYAPLANRLGLHRVKIELEDLSFKYLKPEVFAQIRDGLTRHHTLGEAYIEQVIAQINELLAKNGIRGRIQGRKKHIFSIFNKMRQQGLSLDQVHDLIAFRVIVDGLKDCYAVLGLVHSIWKPVHGRFKDYISMPKANMYQSLHTTVIGPDGERIEIQIRTEEMNRLAEEGVAAHWQYKERGKGRFSPKDIDRFTWLRQIMDWQRELKDSREFMATLRIDLFQDEVYVFTPKGQVKEMPEGATPVDFAYMIHTAVGDHCAGAKINGRLSPLTTALKNGDAVEIITDANRTPSRDWLKFVKTAKARTRIKHWIRTEERARSIALGKEMLEKQGRKDGVNIQKAIKDGSLRAVAEEMSLGGVDELFSAVGYVRVTAKKIIGRLLPARPEMTKAEAEAEAVAVAAAAATQAKTKSSDAIRIQGVDNVLVRYAQCCNPLPGDHIVGYVSRGRGVTIHTHDCPNVQGFEPERLLRVSWEGEEERPYPARMRILAKNIKGVLGRISVMLAAEGVNIDSGAIHSSVDGTTEILFTVEVTDTSHLYRTIERVSTLDEVIEVKRLAISGPAVEYGKAESESLPDGAGEP; encoded by the coding sequence ATGATCCGCATAAACGAAATCATCGACAAGGTGTCGGGCTACATGTCCGAGGCGGATCTGGACCTGATCCGCAAGGCCTACGTGTTCTCGGCCACGGCCCATGCCGGGCAGACCCGGCTCTCGGGCGAACCCTACCTGTCGCACCCCCTGGAGGCGGCCAACATCCTGGCCGAACTGCGCCTGGACGCGGCCACGGTCTGCGCCGGGCTTTTGCACGACACGGTGGAGGACACCAAGGCCACTGTGGACGGCATCGAGGAGGATTTCGGGGAGGAAGTGGCCGACATCGTGGACGGGGTGACCAAGATCAGCCAGATCTCCTTCGAATCCAAGGAGGAGGCGCAGGCCGAAAACATCCGCAAGATGATCCTGGCCATGGCCGAGGACATCCGGGTGGTCCTGGTGAAACTGGCCGACCGGCTGCACAACATGCGCACCCTGGACTATCAAAAGCCCGCCAAGCAGGCCCTGATCGCCCAGGAGACCATGGACATCTACGCCCCCCTGGCCAACCGCCTGGGGCTGCACCGCGTAAAGATCGAGCTTGAGGACTTAAGCTTCAAGTACTTAAAGCCCGAGGTCTTCGCCCAGATCCGCGACGGCCTGACCCGCCACCACACCCTGGGCGAGGCCTACATCGAGCAGGTCATCGCCCAGATCAACGAGCTTCTGGCCAAAAACGGCATCCGGGGCCGCATCCAGGGCCGCAAGAAACACATTTTCAGCATCTTCAACAAGATGCGGCAACAGGGCCTGTCCCTGGACCAGGTTCACGACCTGATCGCCTTCCGGGTCATCGTGGACGGCCTCAAGGACTGCTACGCCGTGCTGGGTTTGGTGCATTCCATCTGGAAGCCGGTGCATGGGCGGTTCAAGGACTACATCTCCATGCCCAAGGCCAACATGTACCAAAGCCTGCACACCACGGTCATCGGTCCGGACGGCGAGCGCATCGAGATCCAGATCCGGACCGAGGAGATGAACCGGCTGGCCGAGGAGGGCGTGGCCGCCCACTGGCAGTACAAGGAACGCGGCAAGGGACGGTTCAGCCCCAAGGACATCGACCGCTTCACCTGGCTGCGGCAGATCATGGACTGGCAGCGCGAGCTGAAAGACTCGCGCGAATTCATGGCCACGCTGCGCATCGACCTCTTTCAGGACGAGGTCTACGTGTTCACCCCCAAGGGCCAGGTCAAGGAGATGCCCGAGGGGGCCACGCCCGTGGATTTCGCCTACATGATCCACACGGCCGTGGGCGACCATTGCGCCGGGGCCAAGATCAACGGGCGGCTCTCCCCCCTGACCACGGCGCTCAAAAACGGCGACGCCGTGGAGATCATCACCGACGCGAACCGCACCCCCAGCCGCGACTGGCTGAAATTCGTCAAGACCGCCAAGGCCAGAACCCGCATCAAGCACTGGATCAGGACCGAGGAGCGGGCCCGGAGCATCGCCCTGGGCAAGGAGATGCTGGAAAAGCAGGGCCGCAAGGACGGGGTGAACATCCAAAAGGCCATAAAGGACGGCAGCCTGCGGGCCGTGGCCGAGGAAATGTCGCTTGGCGGCGTGGACGAGTTGTTTTCCGCCGTGGGCTATGTGCGGGTCACGGCCAAAAAGATCATCGGCAGGCTGTTGCCCGCCAGGCCGGAGATGACCAAGGCCGAGGCCGAGGCCGAAGCCGTGGCCGTGGCTGCCGCCGCCGCCACCCAGGCCAAGACCAAATCGTCCGACGCCATCCGCATCCAGGGCGTGGACAACGTGCTGGTGCGCTACGCCCAGTGCTGCAACCCCCTGCCCGGGGATCACATCGTGGGCTACGTCAGCCGGGGCCGGGGGGTGACCATCCACACCCACGACTGCCCCAATGTGCAAGGTTTTGAGCCCGAACGGCTTTTGCGGGTGAGCTGGGAGGGCGAGGAGGAGCGGCCCTATCCGGCCCGCATGCGCATCCTGGCCAAGAACATCAAGGGCGTTTTGGGCAGGATATCCGTGATGCTGGCCGCCGAGGGGGTGAACATCGACTCCGGGGCCATCCACTCAAGCGTGGACGGCACCACGGAGATCCTTTTCACCGTGGAGGTCACGGACACCTCGCACCTGTACCGGACCATCGAACGGGTCAGCACCCTGGACGAGGTCATCGAGGTCAAGCGTCTGGCCATCTCCGGCCCGGCTGTAGAATACGGCAAGGCCGAGTCCGAGTCCCTCCCGGATGGCGCGGGAGAGCCCTGA